The genomic region agTGAAGATAAGAGAAATGGCAAGAGAAAGACTCCTGGTGAGATGATTATAGAATTTGGAGATGGCAGGGGGAAGAAGAGGGCTCGAGCTAGTGGCAGAACGCCTACTTCGTGTAGATCATGTGccaaatcaaagaaaaaatgtACAAGAGAATCGGATAGAGGACCATGCCAATTGTGTGAGAATCGAGGCATTGAATGCAGTTTTATGCAGGGTGAGCCAGACTCTTTGCCCACTATGATGGAACATGAATGGCTCGCGGTGTTTTTGAATGAGGATGCGCCTTTTTACAATTTGAACACTTTAAATCGGACGCCGCAAAGCCCCCAGCAGAGGTATGTCCGTCGATCTTTAAATTATTCCGGTTCTGGTGGGGTCTACTATGGGATTCTGGGTGAATACGACCCGCTGCTTCGAGataaattcttccaatacGATGATAACAACGAGTGTTTGTTCCATGAGAAATTTTTCAGACGTATTGAACAACATGGGTTTTCATCGATCTTTGCTTATAAGAAATCTGACGTTGCAGAGCTTgagaatttcaatttgatcaaCTTGACTCATGACCTTGATTCATACCTGCAGAAAGTTGGAAAGCTTCAGGTGTATATTCCTGCGTTGCTTACTCTTTATGTGAAGTTTATCTTGCCAGATTTACCGATCTTTGATGGTCAAGCCATCAATTCTGTGTTTGCCTCATCAGATGACATCGGATCAGAGCGTGATTACGGTGAGTTTTCAGACCCATTGCTGTTACTGTTGTTATACCGCTTGACTTATAGATGGTTTTACTACGATACATCGATACCGATGAAGGGTTTGGATATTATGAAGGGGAACGACTTACAATTCATTTTCGGAGAAGAATTCTTTACAGTCGTCtggaatcaaatcaataGGGAATTGATTGCCCCAACTCTAACAACACTTAAATGCATGATTATTTTCTACCATATTATAAGTTTCAAGAACACAGGCTATCGTACCCCTTTTGAGGCTAATTTCCTCAGCTCTATAATCAATACAGCGTACATTATGGGACTTCATATTGATTGTGCGGATTGGAATATACccaaagatgaaaagaaccTTCGTAAAAGGTTATGGTGGGTTATCTTACTATTGGAAACCTGGAATAAACTCGCATATTCGTTGCCAACATTAACTCTGAACAACGGCACTCTAGGTGAGGACGGACTTTCTTCAGTGGACTGTTTTAGCATGTTCGATGACattgatgattttttcCCAACTTCCACCGTGTACTCCTTTTATTTATTCGTGAACTTGACATGTACTACTTGCAACCTGGTGAAAACTCTTTTCCAAGGCGAAATATCTATGAATGATCCTAAGATTTCCCATTACGATGATTTGTTGAATGGATGGTTTAACGAATATTCTACATTGCCGTTAGACGCAAATGTATCTTATAGTAGCATTACGCTTTGCTATGTCGTTTCCAAGATTCTTATATTGAGGTTAAAATTCAAACTGATAGCCGATGACTTGCAATATAACAAGCTTTGTTTCGATGATTCCATATTACTGTTCAACCAAGCGATGGAAATTTTACAAGGCAGTTCTGCGTCAGGTGTAAGTTGCTTCTGGTACAACTTTTCGAGGTCACAGTTCTTCTATCTGAGAGATCTTTTACTTATCTTAATGATGATTGCAAATGATAAAGCTCAATCGTTGAAGGTCTTCAGGCTTGTGAGAAGTTTCAGAGAATGGCTAGCAAATAATGCTAGAACGTTAAAGATTGTATTACCGGCTTTGATTAGGATTAATATAACAATAGCTAGTCTTGGAAACCAAGTTAAAAGGCTTAGAGATGAGCCAGCATCAAAACTATATAATTAAAAAGTTAAACAGTCGCGAGTAATAATGATATCAGGAGGTGATTAAAAGCCAATAGCACATTTTCTTATGGATATGAACCTTTTCTTGGACCGAAATAACCGTCAAAAGCACTCGTTATATTTTTGAGAGTCTGCCTCCCCTCTCCACCATCAACACCGACGCCAACAATATTGTTTCCCCACCAGTCAATGGGCTTTGGTTTATATTTAACggaaaagaagataatgattGCAGAAAAGGCAACGGCAGATGAGAACGCAGCAGCAAGCACGTAATTGTACTTTTCCCACCATTTAGTGTAGTACCTCTTGATGTAGAACATGAATCCGAAAGAGAAGTACAAACCGGCAGTCACATAAGATAAATTGTAAGGAGCAAATTGTTGCATACCACCAATTAAGATTGTTGGATGGAATAGCCTCGTTTGTCTTGGGAAGAAATACTTGATAGCACAACACAATAGGCATAACAAGAACCCAATTAAGAAtgtatatttcaagattggATATAATCCGTTAAACACTCTCTTAGGGCCGATGACACCCCAAAAcacagaagaagagtaaaAGTTAACCTCCTTTGGACAAGTAAACTTGTTTTCTGCTTTCGACGTACAGATGTCTTTCACATTGACTATTTGCCAACTAATAACACCTAAAGAGACAAAACATTGAATTAAAACGCCGACTAATTGACCTTTGAAGACAGCGCGTTGTGGAATCTTAGCGTAATGTGCCAACTTTTGGTCAGCAATGTATGACTCTGCTTGGTTGTCTATAGTGTAACCCAACGATTTTAACGTCATTAAAGCTAAACCGTTACCAGGAAGAGCATAACCAATAATGATCTCAGTGATCACACCCATAGTCATGTTGAACCCTGTCATGGAGAATATAAAGCAGATTGGAATTAAAAACACAAAGTTAATTCCAAGGATGAAGAATAACCCCCATACAGGAGTTTGAGTTGGGTACAGTTTGATGCATAAGATACCCAGAACCAAAGCAACAACTAAAACGACCAGGAACCACCAATCAGGTACATCCTTGTACTTTTTCATTAACCTTGTTTGTGGGTCATCAAAGCCATCATAAGTTGAACTTTTGATGCTAACGTTTCGGAAATTTTTGATCTGTCTGTACATTTGTTTGAAGCATTGTAATATGGATGCCCATTCGGTGAAGAAGACATAAAGAAATGCAAATGGATATTGAGCGAAGATACCACCGTAGACCAACAAATTACCAGCAGAGTAATACGGTGGAGAATACTCCTGATATTTTGACT from Kluyveromyces lactis strain NRRL Y-1140 chromosome D complete sequence harbors:
- a CDS encoding Zn(II)2Cys6 transcription factor (some similarities with uniprot|P21657 Saccharomyces cerevisiae YIR023W DAL81 Positive regulator of genes in multiple nitrogen degradation pathways), with the translated sequence MMSEDKRNGKRKTPGEMIIEFGDGRGKKRARASGRTPTSCRSCAKSKKKCTRESDRGPCQLCENRGIECSFMQGEPDSLPTMMEHEWLAVFLNEDAPFYNLNTLNRTPQSPQQRYVRRSLNYSGSGGVYYGILGEYDPLLRDKFFQYDDNNECLFHEKFFRRIEQHGFSSIFAYKKSDVAELENFNLINLTHDLDSYLQKVGKLQVYIPALLTLYVKFILPDLPIFDGQAINSVFASSDDIGSERDYGEFSDPLLLLLLYRLTYRWFYYDTSIPMKGLDIMKGNDLQFIFGEEFFTVVWNQINRELIAPTLTTLKCMIIFYHIISFKNTGYRTPFEANFLSSIINTAYIMGLHIDCADWNIPKDEKNLRKRLWWVILLLETWNKLAYSLPTLTLNNGTLGEDGLSSVDCFSMFDDIDDFFPTSTVYSFYLFVNLTCTTCNLVKTLFQGEISMNDPKISHYDDLLNGWFNEYSTLPLDANVSYSSITLCYVVSKILILRLKFKLIADDLQYNKLCFDDSILLFNQAMEILQGSSASGVSCFWYNFSRSQFFYLRDLLLILMMIANDKAQSLKVFRLVRSFREWLANNARTLKIVLPALIRINITIASLGNQVKRLRDEPASKLYN